The following coding sequences lie in one Ostrea edulis chromosome 8, xbOstEdul1.1, whole genome shotgun sequence genomic window:
- the LOC125661945 gene encoding E3 ubiquitin-protein ligase Midline-1-like — translation MHPRRSAQKVLLCDLCETVPLQSHCELCNINLCKACVGEHLSDSSKRHKVVPFLQRKDTPNYPKCLKHPNKHCEFHCEKCNIPVCSTCVTSGEHEGHKLSDILEKLSAKTESLQKDLDELETRIYPRYQEIASNVKTEKAELETKYGKLTTAADQQGEVLHREITAIVNKRKSTIAEMKTKHLDAINKNTDEITQKMAELQQIISDLKSILKSNDVSLTSTYKSRNSEFRTLPPKVRVTVHSLSAQKINKDQLNEMFGSLPPLSINTEHGDTMKSAEAVSSPPVKPLLDEPRLTATIDTGYENLYSVSCLSEDQVWTRGENETMKLLNLQSKLLTSIQTKSGNEPWDIAVTRDGDLVYTDPNKRTLNLIKNKQIQTVITLQGWRPCFVCCTASDNLLVTMNSDDDKQSKVVRYSGSTEKQSIQFDGQGRPLYSSDSYNKYISENKNLDICVADWSASAVVVVNQSGKLRFRYTGHPSNTKQSFTPRGITTDSQSHILTADCGNDRIHILDQDGQFLRYIHCDLERPFGLCVDIRDNLFVAEWRTAKVKKIQYL, via the coding sequence ATgcatccccggcgcagtgctcagaaagtcctactgtgtgacctctgtgaaactgtTCCCCTACAGAGTCATtgtgaactttgtaatataaacttatgcAAGGCCTGTGTTGGGGAACATCTCTCAGATTCCTCTAAAAGACACAAAGTCGTGCCGTTTTTACAGAGAAAGGATACCCCTAACTACCCGAAATGTCTGAAACACCCCAATAAACACTGCGAATTTCACTGCGAGAAATGTAacattcctgtctgttctacATGTGTCACCTCAGGTGAACACGAAGGTCACAAATtatcagatattctggaaaaactcagcgctaaaacagaaagtttacaaaaagatctGGACGAACTAGAAACAAGAATTTACCCACGATACCAAGAAATAGCGTCCAACGTCAAAACTGAGAAAGCCGAGTTAGAAACAAAGTACGGGAAACTGACCACAGCCGCTGACCAACAAGGAGAAGTCTTGCACCGGGAGattaccgccattgtcaacaAGCGGAAATCCACCATTGCggagatgaaaactaaacatctggacgcgataaataaaaatacagatgaaatcacacagaaaatggcggaactcCAACAGATCATttccgacttgaaatcaatcctaaaatcaaatgacgtctccttaacctctacttacaaatctaggaattctgaatttagaacattaccgcctaaagtccgagttACAGTACACAGTTTGTctgctcagaaaataaacaaagatcagctcaatgaaatgtttggttctctgccgccattatccattaacacagaacatggcgacacaatgaagtcagcagaagctgtatcgtctcctccagtcaaaccactgcttgatgagccgcgcctcaccgccaccatagacactgggtatgaAAATctatacagtgttagctgtctgagtgaagatcaagtctggacacgcGGGGAGAACGAAaccatgaagctgctcaacctccagagtaaactactgacatcaatacaaaccaagtcagggaacgAACCAtgggacatagcagtgacacgggacggagatcttgtttatactgacccTAATAAAAGAACTTTAAACCTGAtaaagaataaacagatacagaccgtgatcacactacaggggtggagacctTGCTTTGTCTGCTGTACCGCCTCTGAtaatctcctggttaccatgaacagtgatgatgacaaacaatccaaagtcgtgcgttactccggctccacagagaaacaaagcattcagtttgatggtcagggtcgtcctctctactcaTCTGATAGTTACAATAAATACATCagtgagaacaagaacctggatatctgtgtggctgactggtcagctagtgcagtagtggtggtcaatcagtcaggaaaactccgatttagatacactggtcatccctctaataccaagcAATCATTTACTCCAcgcggcatcactacagacagccagagtcacatcctgacagcagactgtGGCAAtgaccgtatccacatcctagatcaggacggacagttcctccgttacattcactgtgatttagaACGTCCAttcggtttatgtgtggacatcagagacaacctctttgtggctgagtggcgcactgctaaagtgaagaaaa